GCGAATACCGCAGGGCTGTTAGCTGAAACCGGTGAAATAGACCGTGCTCTTCGCATACTGAACGACTTCCTCCAGACTCATCAAAGCTTAGATATTCAGACACAGCGCTTAAAAACTGAATATTTTGACGACCGCGTAGAGCCAGATTTCAGGCCGCTGTTGCGAAACCCGAGTATCACAATTGCCTGGGTTATTGATACGGCCAATTGGTTGATCGCACAAGGTTTCACGTTGCAAGCTAAAGCGTTCTCCGATCATCTAGCGCAGCGTCCGGTTTTAATTGATCGTGCCCTGTTATTGAATGCAGAAATTTATCTTGCCGAGCAAAATAGCGAGGCAGCATTGGCTGAGGCATTACAAATCGAGCAACCCGAGCGTGTCGTCGAAGTGGCTCAACTACTTGGGCGAATTGAGCTCAATAGCGCCGATCGTACTCGCGTTGAGCAATGGTATAATGAGCGTCGGCGGGACAACCCAGATTCGAGTGAGCTCTGGATCCAGTTAGAACTCGGAGAGCTTTGCCAGCGCGCCAGTCCGCTTCACTGTAAGGACCGAACCGACGCAATTCTCGCCCAAAACCCTAGCAGCTTTAGCGCGCTAGAAGTGATGACTGAATTGTTAACCGGCAGCGGCGAACAGATTCTGCTTGAGCAATACTACGAGGAGTTTCTCACCCACAACCCGGAAGCGCATCTAGTGCGTAACAATCTAGCCTACAGCTGGATATCTAGAGAGACCCGCCTTGATGAAGCCGAGCAACAACTACTTATCGCGCTAACCGCGGAGCCTGAGAATCCAGCCTACTTAGATAGTCTAGGTTGGCTGTACTATCTCCAGGGAAACCTTGATCAGGCCTATGATAACGTCAACCGCGCCAGTCAGTTGCTCGCCCACCCTGAGATCCTTTCACACTTAATCGTTATTCTAGAGCAGTTGGGCAACAAGAAGCAGGCCGACGATGTCCGCGCTTACGCGCGGGAGCGATACCCCAACCTCAGCTGGGGTACAAGTCCATGAATCGCATAATGACTATACTCCTTACTAGTCTGCTCATGGCATGCCAGAGCTTTGCCCCCGCTCCACTTAATGACACTGCGTTACCCGCTAGTTGGTCACTCAACGGTAAACTCGGATACCGAGGTAATGAAAGTGGTTCTGCGACAATTAGCTGGCGATATTTTGATCACTCAAACCTTATCAATTTAAGCGGTCCATTCGGCAGTTATGCTACCGAAATAAGTGGTAATTCTAGCAACCTGAGTATCCGCAACGACAATACCTTGATTAGCGGCCCAGCAGAATTGATCATGCTCGAGCAGCTTGGATGGAGCACTCCCATCGATGCTTGGCCGCATTGGTTGAATGGCGTCCCTGCCCCTCAAAACCCCGTGACAGATTACCAACGTACGCCTACACAGATAAGCTTCATGCAAAACGGCACTCGCGTAAAACTCGATAGATTCCTTGAGGTAAATGGGTATATCTTACCTCATCGGATTGTCTGCGAACGTAATGGTGAGCAAATCACCCTACTCGTCTCCAATTGGCGCTTCGGAGACAATCATGTCAATTGAAGTTCTCAGTCCGGC
This sequence is a window from uncultured Umboniibacter sp.. Protein-coding genes within it:
- a CDS encoding tetratricopeptide repeat protein, whose translation is MTKSIFAHVKSFSMLSTVLVLSACSLSPKTTTELTGTPEHPQAEYSDSAKAPAKPLPRQMVENLFLADIFAFRGQHQQAAELTMSTAKDFNEPSLAEESLWHTQQAGGDLNVALNQWSSWDSSSDAYLASNARYQLSRQNYGETLRFASQIKNPSLANPFFQSVGAKAMRWPPENQDRFVEVLTAVKAARPDLSGVTIAIALTRFNRFPEQSIELMEQLLEEHPDDEAVVANTAGLLAETGEIDRALRILNDFLQTHQSLDIQTQRLKTEYFDDRVEPDFRPLLRNPSITIAWVIDTANWLIAQGFTLQAKAFSDHLAQRPVLIDRALLLNAEIYLAEQNSEAALAEALQIEQPERVVEVAQLLGRIELNSADRTRVEQWYNERRRDNPDSSELWIQLELGELCQRASPLHCKDRTDAILAQNPSSFSALEVMTELLTGSGEQILLEQYYEEFLTHNPEAHLVRNNLAYSWISRETRLDEAEQQLLIALTAEPENPAYLDSLGWLYYLQGNLDQAYDNVNRASQLLAHPEILSHLIVILEQLGNKKQADDVRAYARERYPNLSWGTSP
- the lolB gene encoding lipoprotein insertase outer membrane protein LolB, which encodes MTILLTSLLMACQSFAPAPLNDTALPASWSLNGKLGYRGNESGSATISWRYFDHSNLINLSGPFGSYATEISGNSSNLSIRNDNTLISGPAELIMLEQLGWSTPIDAWPHWLNGVPAPQNPVTDYQRTPTQISFMQNGTRVKLDRFLEVNGYILPHRIVCERNGEQITLLVSNWRFGDNHVN